Proteins from a genomic interval of Oncorhynchus clarkii lewisi isolate Uvic-CL-2024 chromosome 13, UVic_Ocla_1.0, whole genome shotgun sequence:
- the LOC139424254 gene encoding cytochrome P450 3A27-like isoform X3 gives MMSFLPYFSAETWTLLALLITLIVVYGYWPYGVFTKMGIPGPKPLPYFGTMLEYRKGFTNFDTECFQKYGRIWGIYDGRQPVLCIMDKSIIKTVLIKECYNIFTNRRNFAFLNGEMFDAVSVAEDDTWRRIRSVLSPSFTSGRLKEMFGIMKQHSANLLNGMKKQADKDQTIEVKEFFGPYSMDVVTSTAFSVDIDSLNNPSDPFVSNVKKMTKFDLFNPLLLLFVLFPFIGPILEKMKFSFFPAAVTDFFYASLAKIKSGRDTGNSTSRVDFLQLMIDSQKGNDTKTGGEPTKGLTDHEILSQAMIFIFAGYETSSSTMSFLAYNLATNPHTMTKLQEEIDTVFPNKAPIQYEALMQMDYLDCVLNESLRLYPVMLRLERVAKKTVEINGIVIPKDCIVLVPTWTLHRDPEIWSDPEEFKPERFSKENKETIDPYTYMPFGAGPRNCIGMRFALIMIKLAMVEILQSFTFSVCDETEIPLEMDKQGLLMPKRPIKLRLESRINNLSNTTAT, from the exons ATGATGAGTTTTCTGCCATACTTCTCCGCTGAGACCTGGACCCTCCTGGCCCTCCTCATCACCCTCATTGTAGT gtatgGGTACTGGCCCTATGGTGTATTCACTAAGATGGGTATCCCTGGTCCCAAACCCCTACCTTACTTTGGCACAATGTTGGAGTATAGAAAG ggcTTCACTAACTTTGACACAGAGTGCTTTCAGAAGTACGGGAGAATCTGGGG GATCTATGATGGGAGGCAGCCTGTTCTGTGTATCATGGACAAAAGCATAATCAAGACCGTCCTGATTAAAGAGTGTTACAACATCTTCACCAACCgcagg AACTTTGCATTTCTGAATGGGGAGATGTTTGACGCGGTGTCCGTTGCCGAGGACGATACATGGAGACGGATCCGCAGTGTCCTCTCACCTTCCTTTACCTCTGGACGACTGAAAGAG atgtttGGTATCATGAAGCAGCACTCTGCTAACCTGCTGAATGGAATGAAGAAGCAAGCAGATAAAGACCAGACCATCGAAGTGAAGGA GTTCTTTGGGCCCTACAGTATGGATGTGGTCACCAGCACAGCTTTCAGTGTGGACATTGACTCTCTGAACAACCCTTCAGACCCCTTCGTCTCCAACGTCAAGAAGATGACCAAGTTCGACCTGTTCAACCCACTGTTGCTCCTATTCG ttTTGTTTCCCTTCATAGGTCCTATCTTGGAGAAGATGAAGTTTTCTTTCTTCCCAGCTGCGGTGACAGACTTCTTTTACGCCTCGCTGGCTAAGATCAAATCTGGACGTGACACTGGGAACTCAACT AGTCGGGTGGATTTCTTACAACTGATGATCGACTCTCAGAAAGGCAATGACACGAAGACAGGAGGGGAACCGACTAAAG gaCTGACTGATCATGAGATCTTGTCTCAAGCCATGATCTTCATCTTCGCCGGCTACGAGACCAGCAGCAGTACTATGAGTTTCCTGGCCTATAACCTGGCAACAAATCCCCACACCATGACCAAACTGCAGGAGGAGATTGATACTGTGTTCCCCAACAAG GCTCCAATCCAGTACGAAGCTCTGATGCAGATGGACTATTTGGACTGTGTGTTGAACGAGTCTCTGAGACTGTACCCCGTCATGCTGCGACTGGAGAGGGTCGCCAAGAAGACGGTGGAGATCAACGGCATCGTCATCCCCAAAGACTGCATTGTCCTGGTTCCCACGTGGACCCTCCATCGTGACCCAGAGATCTGGTCCGACCCTGAGGAGTTCAAACCAGAGAG GTTCAGTAAGGAGAACAAGGAGACTATTGATCCGTACACGTACATGCCATTTGGGGCGGGGCCCAGGAACTGTATCGGGATGCGCTTCGCCCTGATCATGATCAAACTGGCCATGGTCGAGATCCTCCAGAGTTTCACTTTCTCCGTCTGCGACGAGACCGAG
- the LOC139424254 gene encoding cytochrome P450 3A27-like isoform X2 — MMSFLPYFSAETWTLLALLITLIVVYGYWPYGVFTKMGIPGPKPLPYFGTMLEYRKGFTNFDTECFQKYGRIWGIYDGRQPVLCIMDKSIIKTVLIKECYNIFTNRRNFAFLNGEMFDAVSVAEDDTWRRIRSVLSPSFTSGRLKEMFGIMKQHSANLLNGMKKQADKDQTIEVKEFFGPYSMDVVTSTAFSVDIDSLNNPSDPFVSNVKKMTKFDLFNPLLLLFVLFPFIGPILEKMKFSFFPAAVTDFFYASLAKIKSGRDTGNSTSRVDFLQLMIDSQKGNDTKTGGEPTKGLTDHEILSQAMIFIFAGYETSSSTMSFLAYNLATNPHTMTKLQEEIDTVFPNKAPIQYEALMQMDYLDCVLNESLRLYPVMLRLERVAKKTVEINGIVIPKDCIVLVPTWTLHRDPEIWSDPEEFKPERFSKENKETIDPYTYMPFGAGPRNCIGMRFALIMIKLAMVEILQSFTFSVCDETEIPLEIDNQGLLMPKRPIKLRLEPRSNTLSNTTATSLKSPTT; from the exons ATGATGAGTTTTCTGCCATACTTCTCCGCTGAGACCTGGACCCTCCTGGCCCTCCTCATCACCCTCATTGTAGT gtatgGGTACTGGCCCTATGGTGTATTCACTAAGATGGGTATCCCTGGTCCCAAACCCCTACCTTACTTTGGCACAATGTTGGAGTATAGAAAG ggcTTCACTAACTTTGACACAGAGTGCTTTCAGAAGTACGGGAGAATCTGGGG GATCTATGATGGGAGGCAGCCTGTTCTGTGTATCATGGACAAAAGCATAATCAAGACCGTCCTGATTAAAGAGTGTTACAACATCTTCACCAACCgcagg AACTTTGCATTTCTGAATGGGGAGATGTTTGACGCGGTGTCCGTTGCCGAGGACGATACATGGAGACGGATCCGCAGTGTCCTCTCACCTTCCTTTACCTCTGGACGACTGAAAGAG atgtttGGTATCATGAAGCAGCACTCTGCTAACCTGCTGAATGGAATGAAGAAGCAAGCAGATAAAGACCAGACCATCGAAGTGAAGGA GTTCTTTGGGCCCTACAGTATGGATGTGGTCACCAGCACAGCTTTCAGTGTGGACATTGACTCTCTGAACAACCCTTCAGACCCCTTCGTCTCCAACGTCAAGAAGATGACCAAGTTCGACCTGTTCAACCCACTGTTGCTCCTATTCG ttTTGTTTCCCTTCATAGGTCCTATCTTGGAGAAGATGAAGTTTTCTTTCTTCCCAGCTGCGGTGACAGACTTCTTTTACGCCTCGCTGGCTAAGATCAAATCTGGACGTGACACTGGGAACTCAACT AGTCGGGTGGATTTCTTACAACTGATGATCGACTCTCAGAAAGGCAATGACACGAAGACAGGAGGGGAACCGACTAAAG gaCTGACTGATCATGAGATCTTGTCTCAAGCCATGATCTTCATCTTCGCCGGCTACGAGACCAGCAGCAGTACTATGAGTTTCCTGGCCTATAACCTGGCAACAAATCCCCACACCATGACCAAACTGCAGGAGGAGATTGATACTGTGTTCCCCAACAAG GCTCCAATCCAGTACGAAGCTCTGATGCAGATGGACTATTTGGACTGTGTGTTGAACGAGTCTCTGAGACTGTACCCCGTCATGCTGCGACTGGAGAGGGTCGCCAAGAAGACGGTGGAGATCAACGGCATCGTCATCCCCAAAGACTGCATTGTCCTGGTTCCCACGTGGACCCTCCATCGTGACCCAGAGATCTGGTCCGACCCTGAGGAGTTCAAACCAGAGAG GTTCAGTAAGGAGAACAAGGAGACTATTGATCCGTACACGTACATGCCATTTGGGGCGGGGCCCAGGAACTGTATCGGGATGCGCTTCGCCCTGATCATGATCAAACTGGCCATGGTCGAGATCCTCCAGAGTTTCACTTTCTCCGTCTGCGACGAGACCGAG